One Rhodobacteraceae bacterium M385 genomic region harbors:
- a CDS encoding MarR family transcriptional regulator, translated as MPGHLIRRLQQISVSIFSERMRSEGIDMTSPQFAALAILEEHPGIDQATLAGLIALDRPTIGGVIDRLAAKGLVARKVSETDRRAKQLALTPEGKAMVARMRPLVEATQSKVLDGLTADEQAQFTALAEKITRLHNGQSRAPLVMPKKKSAPPA; from the coding sequence ATGCCCGGACATTTGATCCGCCGTCTGCAACAGATTTCGGTCTCGATCTTTTCCGAGCGAATGCGATCCGAGGGCATCGACATGACCTCTCCTCAGTTCGCGGCGCTGGCGATCCTTGAAGAACATCCCGGCATTGACCAGGCGACCCTGGCGGGCCTGATCGCGTTGGACCGCCCTACCATTGGCGGCGTGATTGACCGTCTGGCCGCCAAGGGCCTTGTGGCCCGCAAGGTAAGCGAGACCGACCGCCGCGCAAAGCAATTGGCGCTGACGCCTGAGGGCAAAGCTATGGTCGCGCGGATGCGTCCCTTGGTCGAGGCCACGCAATCTAAAGTGCTCGACGGACTAACGGCCGACGAACAGGCGCAATTCACAGCCTTGGCCGAGAAGATAACCCGCCTGCACAACGGCCAAAGCCGCGCGCCTTTGGTGATGCCCAAGAAGAAATCCGCCCCGCCCGCTTAA
- a CDS encoding ROK family transcriptional regulator has translation MLGHLHREGEAGRAEIARASGLSIQAVSNIIADLLDEGWVAETGKRAGQRGLPAVTYAIRCGAHTALGVEIRPDAVLAAWIDLGGPVLHKERIALPSARPEDVLPVIAGLPSLGEAAGVDHKTVIGAGVVMPGPVGQTGLSDRATQLPGWGEIAAGPVLADALGVAIKLENDANAAAMAERILGAAQGFNTFACLYFGTGLGLGIVDGGKVYEGTFGNAGEIGHIPVFSDGGRFPLEALVSRVSLVRALASDGIRATTVDDLAAQFERRPKALEAWLDTAVAGLGQAVHLLENMLDPETIVITGALPAALLEELVARVVLPDLSVSNRADRAGPRLVAGQAGRMAATLGAAALVVNSALSPRLVDAQ, from the coding sequence GTGCTTGGCCATTTGCACCGCGAAGGTGAGGCAGGGCGGGCAGAAATTGCCCGTGCGTCGGGGTTAAGCATTCAGGCTGTAAGCAATATCATTGCCGATTTGCTCGACGAAGGCTGGGTCGCGGAAACCGGCAAACGCGCGGGGCAACGCGGCCTTCCTGCGGTCACCTATGCGATCCGTTGCGGGGCCCACACGGCCCTGGGGGTAGAGATTCGCCCCGACGCCGTCTTGGCCGCATGGATCGATCTGGGCGGGCCGGTTTTGCACAAGGAACGCATCGCGTTGCCATCGGCACGGCCCGAAGATGTGCTGCCCGTAATCGCCGGCCTGCCGTCATTGGGGGAAGCGGCCGGAGTGGACCACAAGACGGTGATTGGCGCGGGCGTTGTGATGCCCGGTCCGGTGGGACAAACCGGCCTGTCAGACCGCGCCACCCAATTGCCCGGCTGGGGAGAGATCGCGGCAGGCCCGGTGCTGGCCGATGCCCTTGGGGTGGCGATCAAGCTGGAAAACGACGCTAATGCCGCGGCGATGGCCGAGCGTATTTTAGGCGCAGCGCAAGGGTTCAACACATTCGCTTGTCTCTACTTTGGGACCGGCCTTGGCCTTGGGATTGTGGATGGCGGCAAGGTCTATGAAGGCACCTTCGGCAACGCCGGAGAGATTGGCCACATTCCGGTTTTTTCCGACGGAGGCCGCTTTCCGCTGGAAGCGCTCGTCAGCCGCGTTTCCCTTGTGCGGGCCTTGGCGAGCGATGGTATTCGCGCCACCACCGTTGATGATCTGGCAGCGCAATTCGAACGCCGTCCCAAGGCGTTGGAGGCTTGGTTAGACACCGCCGTGGCGGGTTTGGGTCAAGCGGTGCATTTGCTGGAAAACATGCTGGACCCTGAAACGATCGTGATTACCGGCGCCTTGCCCGCCGCACTGCTGGAGGAGCTGGTGGCGCGTGTGGTGCTGCCGGATCTATCCGTCTCAAACCGTGCCGACCGTGCAGGACCGCGCCTTGTGGCGGGGCAGGCGGGGCGGATGGCCGCGACCCTTGGGGCGGCGGCTTTGGTTGTGAATTCTGCTCTTTCCCCGCGTCTTGTGGACGCCCAATAG
- a CDS encoding PIG-L family deacetylase — translation MPNTTQSRILAEASAPLIARVWQAMAGLRSVVGFMNTGAHPDDETSAMLAALWLRDGVNLSYACSTRGEGGQNDIGTEAGPDLGALRTAEMERACDVLDMVMYWHGQTPDDTITDFRFSKSGTETMGIWGRERLMTRFVEIVRTERPDILCPTFLDIPGQHGHHRAMTEAAHAVIALAADPAFPCDLPVWQVSKLYLPAWSGAGGAYDDEVPPPPATLTVAAKGSDPVLGMSYERIGQWSRQFHRTQGMGRWIAAGQERDWPLHLAYSSVGDDAGAVTDNLPQTLADIGLSAAQERIDATLAAFPDFAAMARLGAEAYAMLTAAEVAEVHRHRVTRKRKQLGRLVQLVAGVSVRAIPAQSAVAPGSDVAIVTEVAKGRAEAVETALLLPEGMSETPGGVHVKADAASSDPYPDTYDPLSPRAPALQVSAHVLGVEIPRRVALEQPILVLPDPLASLSRTRAFVNLSQPGRTVQLFVDGPEGAFDLPDGFQQVWDTDGVSITVPDNAASGLHELPVMINGAPAHSVRVLDHEHIASVVSHSPAVLTLRLAEIALPRGRIAYIGAGNDRIAEALRAIGVDITDLSDADLARTDPFEGFDTVLVGVFAYRFRPALAPVVARLNAWVRDAGGTLVTLYHRPWDNWDPANTPPAPIEIGQPSLRWRITDAAAAVTVLHPDHPVFTGPNPIGPDDWAGWKKERGLYFAKSWSDSYTPLLRMADPEEQPLDGGLLVGQIGRGCHAHVALNLHHQLEHLVPGAYRLMANILDLRGTS, via the coding sequence ATGCCCAACACCACGCAATCCCGCATTCTGGCCGAGGCCAGCGCCCCCCTTATTGCCCGCGTTTGGCAGGCGATGGCGGGGCTGCGTTCTGTCGTGGGGTTCATGAACACGGGCGCCCATCCCGATGATGAGACCAGCGCCATGTTGGCGGCGTTGTGGCTGCGTGACGGGGTTAACCTATCCTATGCCTGCTCAACCCGTGGCGAAGGCGGGCAGAACGACATCGGCACCGAGGCGGGGCCGGACCTCGGCGCGTTGCGTACGGCCGAGATGGAGCGGGCCTGCGATGTGCTGGACATGGTCATGTATTGGCATGGGCAGACGCCCGACGACACGATCACCGATTTTCGGTTCTCGAAGTCCGGCACAGAAACCATGGGCATTTGGGGTCGCGAAAGGCTCATGACCCGTTTTGTAGAGATTGTGCGGACGGAGCGCCCCGATATCTTGTGCCCCACCTTTCTGGATATTCCCGGCCAACACGGGCACCACCGCGCCATGACCGAGGCCGCCCACGCGGTGATCGCGCTAGCCGCTGATCCGGCGTTTCCTTGCGATTTGCCGGTGTGGCAGGTCTCCAAGCTCTATCTTCCGGCTTGGTCCGGCGCGGGCGGGGCCTATGACGACGAGGTGCCGCCTCCGCCTGCCACGTTGACGGTCGCGGCGAAGGGCAGTGATCCTGTCTTGGGCATGAGCTATGAGCGGATCGGCCAATGGTCGCGCCAGTTCCACCGCACCCAAGGCATGGGCCGTTGGATTGCCGCCGGACAAGAACGCGACTGGCCCCTGCATTTGGCCTACAGCTCAGTCGGCGATGATGCTGGCGCGGTGACGGATAACCTGCCGCAGACGCTGGCAGATATCGGGTTGAGCGCGGCGCAGGAACGGATTGATGCGACGCTTGCGGCCTTCCCTGATTTCGCCGCCATGGCGCGTTTGGGGGCCGAAGCTTACGCCATGCTGACCGCTGCCGAGGTTGCCGAAGTGCATCGCCACCGCGTCACGCGCAAGCGCAAACAACTTGGGCGGCTGGTGCAGCTTGTGGCGGGCGTCAGCGTGCGTGCAATCCCTGCGCAGTCAGCCGTCGCGCCGGGCAGCGATGTGGCGATCGTGACCGAGGTTGCCAAGGGCCGTGCCGAGGCTGTTGAAACCGCGCTTTTGCTTCCCGAAGGGATGAGCGAGACGCCCGGTGGGGTACATGTGAAGGCCGACGCCGCCTCAAGTGATCCTTACCCCGATACCTATGATCCGCTATCGCCACGCGCCCCCGCGTTGCAGGTGTCGGCTCATGTTCTGGGCGTTGAGATTCCGAGGCGGGTCGCGCTGGAACAACCGATCCTCGTGTTGCCTGATCCGCTGGCCAGCCTGTCGCGCACCCGTGCCTTTGTGAACCTTTCGCAACCGGGCCGAACGGTGCAGCTTTTCGTCGATGGGCCTGAAGGAGCCTTCGATTTGCCTGATGGCTTTCAGCAGGTCTGGGACACCGATGGGGTGAGCATCACAGTGCCCGACAACGCCGCATCGGGCCTGCATGAGTTGCCGGTGATGATTAACGGCGCACCGGCCCATTCGGTGCGGGTGCTCGACCACGAACACATCGCCTCTGTGGTCAGTCATAGCCCGGCTGTCTTGACCCTTCGGCTGGCCGAGATCGCGCTACCAAGGGGGCGCATTGCCTATATCGGAGCGGGTAATGACCGTATCGCGGAAGCGTTGCGGGCCATTGGCGTCGATATCACCGATCTGTCTGACGCCGATCTGGCGCGGACAGACCCCTTTGAGGGCTTTGACACCGTTCTGGTGGGCGTGTTCGCCTATCGCTTCCGCCCGGCGCTGGCCCCGGTTGTGGCGCGTCTGAACGCTTGGGTGCGTGATGCCGGCGGTACGTTGGTCACGCTCTATCACCGGCCTTGGGACAATTGGGACCCTGCCAACACGCCGCCCGCTCCGATTGAAATTGGGCAGCCGTCCCTGCGGTGGCGCATCACCGATGCGGCAGCGGCGGTCACGGTGCTGCACCCCGATCACCCCGTCTTCACGGGCCCCAATCCGATCGGCCCCGATGATTGGGCAGGCTGGAAGAAGGAACGCGGGCTCTATTTCGCGAAATCCTGGTCCGACAGCTACACGCCGCTGTTACGCATGGCGGACCCTGAGGAGCAGCCGCTGGATGGCGGCCTGCTGGTAGGGCAGATCGGGCGGGGGTGTCATGCCCATGTGGCCCTTAACCTGCACCACCAGTTAGAGCATCTGGTGCCGGGCGCGTACCGCTTGATGGCCAATATCCTTGACCTGCGCGGCACGTCCTAG
- the argH gene encoding argininosuccinate lyase, whose amino-acid sequence MTDTTTFPDPTYRDTVLAPLFEGVKTHFDSSMDAINQAHLVMLVETGILLREDGEAIAEALADIEMNVDRQAVEYTGEHEDWFFLVESELRARLGDLGGALHTARSRNDMDHTMFKMVLRDRAEDALSRMNTLAQALLDKAKSERDTLIVAYTHGQPAQPSTFGHYLSAVIEVLLADAKRLEAAILHVDHSPMGAAAITTSGFPIHRERMAELLGFQSVRVNSYGCIAGVDYVTGLYSALKLPMIHLGRVVQDMAFWTAFEVGQLHVPRSLVQISSIMPQKRNPVPIEHMRHLASVAAGRCDTIVNTMHNTPFTDMNDSEGEVQQAGYSAFDHAGRVLDLLTAFLPACSINADRVARTTDAACITITELADTLVREEGLTFRQAHDIAAKTAKAVIAADQPLGGGYTAFSQAYENAIGSATTLDEAAFRAAVDARSFVARRDRTGGPAPAALDAAFAIYRNNINEIKSDLHARLERRAAASASLSTAFNALLKDPQ is encoded by the coding sequence ATGACCGACACCACAACTTTCCCCGATCCCACCTATCGCGACACCGTCCTTGCGCCGCTGTTTGAAGGGGTGAAAACCCACTTCGACTCCTCCATGGATGCGATCAACCAAGCGCATTTGGTGATGCTGGTGGAGACGGGGATTTTGCTGCGAGAAGATGGCGAAGCCATCGCCGAGGCGCTGGCCGATATTGAGATGAACGTAGACCGGCAAGCCGTTGAATACACCGGAGAACATGAGGATTGGTTCTTCCTCGTGGAATCGGAACTGCGCGCACGCCTTGGCGATTTGGGCGGCGCATTGCACACGGCGCGGTCACGCAACGACATGGATCACACCATGTTCAAAATGGTCCTGCGAGACCGCGCGGAAGATGCCCTTTCGCGCATGAACACCCTCGCACAAGCCCTTCTGGACAAAGCAAAATCCGAGCGTGACACGCTGATTGTAGCCTATACCCATGGCCAACCGGCACAACCTTCCACCTTTGGCCATTACCTTTCAGCCGTGATCGAGGTTCTTCTGGCCGACGCAAAACGGTTAGAGGCCGCAATTCTCCATGTCGACCACAGCCCCATGGGGGCCGCCGCAATCACCACATCCGGCTTCCCGATTCACCGAGAGCGCATGGCGGAATTGCTTGGGTTTCAGTCGGTTAGAGTGAACTCTTACGGTTGCATCGCGGGGGTGGATTACGTCACCGGGCTCTACTCTGCGTTGAAGTTGCCGATGATCCATCTGGGCCGTGTGGTGCAGGATATGGCGTTCTGGACGGCGTTTGAGGTCGGGCAATTGCACGTGCCGCGTAGCCTTGTGCAGATCAGCTCGATCATGCCGCAAAAACGCAATCCCGTGCCGATTGAACATATGCGCCACCTTGCCTCCGTCGCCGCAGGCCGGTGCGACACCATCGTAAATACGATGCACAACACCCCGTTCACCGACATGAATGATAGCGAAGGTGAGGTGCAGCAAGCTGGATACAGCGCCTTCGATCACGCGGGCCGCGTGTTGGACCTGTTGACGGCATTCCTGCCTGCCTGCTCGATCAATGCCGACCGCGTGGCCCGCACCACCGATGCGGCCTGTATCACCATCACCGAACTGGCCGATACCTTGGTGCGCGAGGAAGGACTGACCTTCCGCCAGGCCCATGACATCGCCGCAAAAACGGCTAAGGCGGTCATCGCTGCAGACCAGCCCCTCGGCGGCGGTTACACCGCCTTCTCGCAGGCTTACGAGAACGCCATCGGCTCTGCCACGACCTTGGACGAGGCCGCGTTCCGCGCCGCCGTGGACGCCCGGAGCTTTGTCGCGCGACGCGATAGAACTGGCGGGCCCGCGCCCGCCGCCCTGGACGCAGCCTTCGCGATCTACCGAAACAATATCAATGAGATAAAAAGCGACCTTCACGCACGGCTTGAACGTCGCGCCGCCGCTTCCGCCTCCCTTTCCACCGCCTTCAACGCCCTTCTGAAAGACCCGCAATGA
- the paaG gene encoding 2-(1,2-epoxy-1,2-dihydrophenyl)acetyl-CoA isomerase PaaG, whose translation MADPILVTDHDTWCEITLNRPERLNSFTTEMHLALREALDAAAGKRAVLLTGAGRGFCAGQDLGDRDPRKMDGPPDLGATVRNFWAPLVRQIQALEMPVICAVNGVAAGAGSSVALACDIVFAGESAKFIQSFSKVGLIPDTGGSWHLTSILGRARAMGLALTAEPLSATQAADWGLIWKAVPDDTLMDEARALAEKLSHGPTFGYARTKDAISAAATNTLDAHLDFEAELMKLCGEHPDYAEGVSSFLDKRAPKFSGQR comes from the coding sequence ATGGCAGATCCCATTTTGGTCACCGACCATGATACATGGTGTGAGATTACCCTGAACCGGCCCGAACGGCTCAACAGTTTCACGACCGAAATGCACCTCGCCCTGCGCGAGGCTTTGGATGCTGCAGCGGGCAAACGCGCGGTCCTTTTGACGGGCGCGGGCCGTGGCTTTTGCGCGGGCCAGGACCTCGGCGACCGCGATCCGCGCAAGATGGACGGGCCACCGGATTTGGGCGCGACAGTGCGCAATTTCTGGGCCCCCTTGGTGCGCCAGATCCAAGCCTTGGAGATGCCGGTGATCTGCGCCGTGAACGGCGTGGCGGCGGGGGCCGGGTCCAGCGTGGCGCTGGCGTGCGATATCGTCTTCGCGGGCGAAAGCGCGAAGTTTATCCAATCATTCTCGAAGGTTGGGTTGATCCCCGACACGGGCGGAAGCTGGCATTTGACCTCGATCTTAGGGCGGGCGCGGGCCATGGGGCTGGCCCTGACGGCCGAGCCCCTGAGCGCCACTCAAGCCGCCGATTGGGGCTTGATCTGGAAAGCGGTGCCCGACGACACGTTGATGGATGAGGCCCGCGCCTTGGCCGAAAAACTGTCCCATGGGCCTACATTTGGCTACGCCCGCACAAAGGACGCGATCTCGGCGGCGGCGACGAACACGCTGGACGCGCATTTGGATTTTGAGGCAGAGCTGATGAAGCTATGCGGCGAACATCCCGACTATGCCGAAGGGGTGTCTTCCTTCCTGGATAAGCGTGCCCCGAAGTTCTCGGGGCAACGCTAA
- a CDS encoding extracellular solute-binding protein has product MLRKTRNTLAVLATSAAALTAAGAASAQEQVTIEYWQYFFEARVTAMDQLIENFEAANPNINVEMTHFPYADYRTRTAVAVPSGEGPDVVQLFYGWLNDYIDAGLIQPLPTDTFSPETIEAEFFPMVQAMERDGQYFALPTAVRSLALFYNERLLEAAGVEVPTTLEELVAAAAATTERDGAGNITQVGFTSGMTAQDHHWFREVLIRQMGGEPYTDGYRNVNYDTEAGRAALDFYLGLEEQGVTQSGFMDEPQAAFRSGRAAFHIDGSFRIGALEGERGLRWGVTELPANEEGVRSNYSSYWVNAITSSAEGPEYDASVLFMEYITSPEAMEIWLETVGELPARSAVGMTEENANDPVFGPFIRGLEYAHTTIFADESAQRQVLVDMVERVQLQDMDPGESLTIAAEAEQAILDDFHGE; this is encoded by the coding sequence ATGCTTCGCAAAACCCGGAACACGCTTGCCGTTCTTGCCACCTCCGCCGCCGCATTGACGGCCGCAGGGGCCGCATCGGCACAAGAACAAGTCACCATCGAATACTGGCAGTATTTCTTTGAAGCCCGCGTCACTGCGATGGATCAACTGATCGAGAACTTTGAAGCGGCGAACCCCAACATTAACGTCGAGATGACCCATTTCCCCTATGCCGATTACCGCACGCGCACCGCCGTAGCGGTGCCATCGGGCGAAGGCCCTGACGTGGTGCAGCTCTTCTACGGCTGGCTCAACGACTATATTGATGCGGGCCTGATCCAACCGCTTCCCACCGATACATTCTCGCCCGAAACGATCGAGGCCGAGTTCTTCCCCATGGTCCAAGCGATGGAGCGTGACGGTCAATATTTCGCCCTGCCCACCGCCGTACGCTCGCTGGCGTTGTTCTATAACGAACGCCTTCTGGAAGCCGCCGGTGTCGAAGTCCCCACCACGCTGGAAGAACTCGTCGCTGCCGCTGCTGCCACCACCGAGCGCGATGGCGCAGGCAACATCACACAGGTGGGTTTCACCTCCGGCATGACCGCCCAGGACCACCATTGGTTCCGCGAGGTTCTGATCCGCCAAATGGGCGGTGAACCCTACACCGACGGCTACCGCAACGTGAACTACGACACTGAGGCCGGGCGCGCCGCGCTTGATTTCTACCTTGGGCTGGAGGAGCAGGGCGTCACCCAGTCGGGCTTCATGGACGAGCCTCAGGCCGCCTTCCGCTCGGGCCGCGCGGCGTTCCACATCGACGGGTCTTTCCGCATCGGTGCGCTGGAAGGCGAACGCGGTCTTCGGTGGGGTGTGACAGAGCTGCCCGCCAATGAAGAAGGTGTTCGGTCGAACTATTCTTCCTATTGGGTGAACGCGATCACCTCTTCGGCGGAAGGTCCGGAATACGACGCCTCTGTGTTGTTCATGGAATACATCACGTCGCCCGAAGCGATGGAGATCTGGCTGGAAACGGTTGGCGAATTGCCTGCCCGCTCGGCCGTGGGCATGACCGAAGAAAACGCCAATGATCCGGTGTTTGGTCCCTTCATCCGCGGTTTGGAATACGCCCATACCACGATTTTCGCCGACGAATCCGCACAGCGCCAAGTGCTCGTGGACATGGTCGAGCGGGTGCAGCTGCAAGACATGGACCCCGGCGAAAGCCTGACCATTGCCGCAGAGGCCGAACAAGCGATCCTGGATGACTTCCACGGAGAGTAA
- a CDS encoding carbohydrate ABC transporter permease: MLKAPTPPKRRNTAQFIRWILLFGGGILMVMPLAYMISTSMKWPWEVYEIGLIPEEPTLENYTYVLEDGRFFGWFINSTIIAAITTISALFFDSLVGYTLCKFKFRGRYIVFIAILSTLMIPTEMLVIPWYMMSQSLGWLDTYWGIMFPGLMTAFGVFLMKQFFETVPDDFLEAARIDGLNEFQIWWQVAMPMVRPALAALAIFIFLGNWTAFLWPLIVTTSPDLYTLPVGLSSFGDEADVAWELIMTGAAISTLPTLVFFLIFQRFIIRGVVMAGLKG, from the coding sequence CTGCTGAAGGCGCCCACGCCGCCCAAACGGCGCAACACAGCGCAATTCATCCGTTGGATTCTGCTATTTGGTGGCGGCATCCTGATGGTGATGCCCTTGGCATACATGATCTCGACCTCGATGAAATGGCCGTGGGAGGTCTATGAGATCGGCCTGATCCCCGAGGAACCTACGCTCGAGAACTACACCTACGTGCTAGAAGACGGTCGCTTTTTCGGGTGGTTCATCAACTCCACCATCATCGCGGCAATCACCACGATCTCGGCGCTCTTTTTCGATAGCCTTGTGGGCTACACCCTATGCAAATTCAAATTCCGGGGCCGCTATATTGTGTTCATCGCGATCCTTTCGACCCTGATGATCCCGACCGAAATGCTGGTGATCCCCTGGTACATGATGAGCCAATCCCTGGGCTGGCTGGATACCTACTGGGGCATCATGTTCCCCGGCCTGATGACGGCCTTCGGTGTATTCTTGATGAAGCAGTTCTTTGAAACCGTCCCCGATGACTTCCTGGAGGCCGCTCGCATCGACGGGCTGAACGAGTTCCAGATCTGGTGGCAGGTCGCCATGCCCATGGTACGCCCGGCATTGGCGGCACTGGCGATCTTCATCTTCCTTGGCAATTGGACCGCCTTCCTTTGGCCCCTGATCGTCACCACCTCGCCCGACCTCTATACGCTCCCCGTGGGCCTGTCGTCCTTCGGGGATGAGGCCGACGTGGCGTGGGAGTTAATCATGACCGGTGCCGCAATCTCGACCCTGCCCACGCTGGTCTTCTTCCTGATCTTCCAACGCTTCATCATTCGCGGCGTCGTCATGGCGGGGTTGAAAGGATGA
- a CDS encoding sugar ABC transporter permease gives MARNPSSDAPNSATATAAPAPAFSGLTITQKRTIWAWGFLAIPVLFYVVIRFYPTANAMVLSFQEWNLLGERTWAGLDNYQVLFSDPVFWQVFRNTFMYLLLGTPISLVLAFIVAYHLDQVRFMHGTIRALYFVPFMTSAVAMAWVWRWFYQDVPIGLFNNALATVGIPQIDFLDSTTNALPSILAPAIWAGLGFQIIIFMAGLRAIPRSFYEAAKIDGVSTWTVLWEITLPLLRPTIVFVVVLSSIGFLRIFDHVFNMTTQNPGGPLNATKPLVLMIYQTAFDSFDMGYAAAQTVVLFVILLVVSLIQLRLLKDR, from the coding sequence ATGGCGCGAAATCCGTCCTCCGACGCCCCAAACAGCGCGACTGCCACCGCGGCCCCTGCGCCAGCATTTAGCGGGCTGACCATTACCCAAAAACGCACGATCTGGGCGTGGGGGTTTCTGGCGATCCCGGTCCTTTTCTACGTGGTGATACGCTTCTACCCGACGGCCAACGCGATGGTCTTGTCGTTTCAGGAATGGAACCTTCTGGGCGAGCGTACGTGGGCAGGGCTAGATAACTACCAGGTGCTGTTTAGCGACCCGGTGTTTTGGCAGGTCTTCCGCAACACCTTTATGTATCTGCTATTGGGCACGCCTATCAGCCTCGTGCTGGCCTTTATCGTGGCCTATCATCTGGACCAGGTGCGTTTCATGCACGGCACCATTAGGGCGCTGTATTTTGTGCCTTTCATGACCTCGGCCGTGGCCATGGCTTGGGTCTGGCGCTGGTTCTACCAAGACGTGCCTATCGGGCTGTTCAACAACGCTTTGGCGACCGTCGGCATCCCGCAGATCGACTTCCTGGACAGCACCACGAACGCCCTGCCCTCGATCCTTGCGCCTGCTATCTGGGCTGGACTTGGGTTTCAGATCATCATCTTCATGGCCGGCCTTCGCGCCATTCCGCGATCTTTCTACGAAGCGGCCAAGATCGACGGTGTCTCTACCTGGACCGTGCTTTGGGAAATTACCCTGCCGCTGCTGCGCCCCACGATTGTGTTTGTGGTGGTCCTGTCTTCCATCGGTTTCCTGCGCATCTTCGATCATGTGTTCAACATGACCACGCAAAACCCCGGCGGGCCGCTGAACGCCACCAAGCCGCTGGTGTTGATGATCTATCAAACCGCCTTTGACAGCTTCGACATGGGCTATGCGGCGGCACAAACCGTTGTCCTCTTCGTGATCTTGCTGGTGGTCAGCCTGATCCAACTGCGCCTTCTGAAAGATCGTTAA
- a CDS encoding DUF4863 family protein: MSKQEFQRLMAQVADSLEGRAVDAEMEAHLNSTFPVNGENFERLTTLCAEGEAEGWLMSREHGGIKFGRAIKPGEEAGGFSVDVVRMKDVKGPHHVHTKGEIGAIMPISGTPKFDGFAPGWYVYPPGSDHNPTVTEGDAYVLYLLPDGAIEFTGK; this comes from the coding sequence ATGTCGAAACAGGAATTCCAGCGCCTGATGGCGCAAGTCGCGGATAGCTTGGAGGGGCGGGCCGTAGACGCCGAGATGGAAGCCCATCTCAACAGCACGTTTCCGGTGAACGGAGAGAACTTTGAGCGCCTCACCACGCTTTGCGCGGAGGGCGAGGCAGAGGGCTGGCTGATGTCGCGCGAACATGGCGGGATCAAGTTTGGTCGCGCAATCAAGCCGGGGGAAGAGGCCGGTGGATTCAGCGTCGATGTGGTCCGCATGAAGGACGTGAAGGGGCCGCATCACGTTCATACCAAAGGGGAAATCGGGGCGATCATGCCCATCTCGGGCACCCCCAAATTCGATGGGTTTGCGCCGGGGTGGTACGTCTACCCACCGGGATCGGACCACAATCCGACGGTCACGGAAGGGGACGCCTATGTGCTCTACCTTCTGCCGGACGGGGCGATTGAATTCACCGGAAAATAG